GTAATGGTAACAGCTCCAGATTTGAATGTTCCATTCCAAGTTGAAGAAGTTGAAGTCCACGAGATAGATATGAATGTTTCGATTGATGAAAATATACTCTTATATGATCCAAACGGGAATACAATTGAAATGGATGAACCCATCGATGATAGGTTATTGCCAGAGCATCATGAAATCCAAGATGAATCTACAGAAGAAGAgtatgaaaatgaagaagagtaTGAAACTGAAGAAGAGTATGAAATAGAGGAAACTACGGAGGATGAGGAAGAGTTCGAAGAAGGAACAGATAGTGACTAATGCTTAGTAACATGTGTTGTtgtatctttattttattttgcttaaGATTTGGGTGTAAAAATTTCTGATGGATGGTTGAGTGTTTTGATTTGCACCACAATTTTTGTTTATTGTTTTCTTTACCTATTTTACCACTTTCATCATTACTTACTGAATCTTGTAGTGTACTATTCgactatgttgtttgataaatgCCTTCTTATTTATTGGCTACTTATTTGGGGTTACGTGCTTAAGTTCGTAGCCAAAATACTTGCTTGGGATAAAGTAACATGTAACTAATACCATTAAATCCTTTATTAGACTTTTATATTCCATTATAGTTTTAGTTCAACCTTTGATAGAATCCTCCTGATGTTATTTATATTACAGATACGTAGTGGACAGCTGGTCAGAATTCATTGACGTGCTACTCATTGAAGGTTCTGCATTTTAGCTGCTGTTGTTGAGGTATTGTTGCCTGCTATTGAAGTTCTTCTCACTTAAGTTTTTTCATCTCCTCTCTCTCTGTACAGTAATTTGTGTAATTTGATGATGAAGTGGCCGCTTCAAATTGTGTGTAATTTGTGTGCTTTAACTCTCTTTCGTTTTCTGCTCTGCTGTTTCCTGATCATCTACCTTTGTTTGGTTGTTTGATTTCTGAGCTTCTTCATCTGAGGTGATGAGCAATCTGTTACCTCTAATTTCTGCATAATTATTGGGTCCTTTTCCGCTATAATTTCGATTCTCTTATTCTTCTTTGTACTTATAATCTTTCGCAAGTTTCTGCAGTTCGTTGGTGTTGAACGTCTTTTCTTTTTCCAGTTCGTTTGAAAAGGGTAGTTTTCCAAGTAAAAAGCAAATGTGATATGCTTTCATCCTCCTGAGTACATAAAGGACAAACCTGGTTCTGTGCAATGCCTCATTTGAACAGTTTATCATTGGTGTACAGTTTTTCATTCAGTGCTAGCCATAATGTGAAACTCCACCTTGGCAGTCCTAGGTTGTTGCATACAAGTCTCCACTCCAGTTTCTGAAAAATCACCTTGGAGTTTCGTGATTCTATTATGGTGTTAATATCTTCACTTTCGTGATACTAGCTCCAGCTGAAGTTTACTTTGTTCTTTCCTAGTGGTTGCTTTTGTTCTTCTGAGTTCTGACCATGCTATAATGAGATTACCAGATTGTCTACTTGAATTGTTTCTCTACCAGATTGTCTACTTGAATTGTTTCTCAACCATACATTCTTGCTTTACTTTTGGATTTGTCTTTGTTATTGCTCCTTTCTTACAATAGTCAGAACAAAATGTTCAGTTTTAAAAATAGCTTGGACAAAatgttcagttttttttttaaatccgacAGACTTATCCTAATAAGTAATTCAAATGAAATCTGTACATTAAAAGATCAATCCTAAATGTGAAAGGGAAAAGATTGCATTATTGAAGTTAGAACTTGACCGTCCTGTTTATGAAAATCCCTGCACCTAATGTTTGCACCCAAGAAATGTGATTCTCCTAAAATCACCTATTAATACCAGCAAAAACTTTGCATGTTTGCCTTTGGCGCACCATGCAGTAGTATTATCAAACAGCTAAGTCTATTCCCTTCTGTGGTCTATCTGATATTCATACTTCCCATCCAACAGCTACTGCCTTCTTAGAGCACAATCCAAGTTTTCTAGCTGAAGAAAAAACCGAGACTCCTTCATTTTGGTTCACCAGGAATTTTCAGGTGTAACAGCAACTATGTACACTGGTGTCTTTAAATTATATGTTTAAACTGTCAGGTACATCAACAACTAAGCTTTGTTCACATCTTAAACCGGAAGATTATCCAACGTGTATCCATTGAAGCCAAATTCAGTTTCAACTGGTCCAACACTTCCTTGCTATTTTAGGAAGGCACTCATGAGGTCATCCTGTCCAAATTGCTCCAGGAAAATGGTATTCTGATAGTCTGCGTCGGGAAATCTTTCGGCTGTAACAGCAAGCATATTCCCACCAACAGAGTTAAGTTGTTGTCCACCCATAGGATTAGAGTGTCCAGTTTCTTCCCCATTGGAGTACATTGGTTTCCCAATAGGAGCATTTCTGTTTTGTCCACTATTGTGTGTTGAAGAAAGTTTTTGGGTCTTGCTATACTAGTCTTCGCTCTTAATTAAGCTGATAGTTTCCATGAATAGGACTTGTGAAACCAGTTTAAATTCTATGCATCGAAGgtatcataaaatatatttatcTAATCAGTAATTTTTATAAGgtaattatatataaatatttaatgCAAAATGGTAATGTATTAATCATCTTCTAAGCCACCATCACTTTCTTTGGAAAGAGAATAATGTTGTTTTCATATGACAGGAACCTCATATATATCCATTTGAGGTTGTAACTAGCTAGCATTCTCACTTTAGGTAATGCCTAGGAAAGTTTGTCAGCTTATAGGTATTGTTACAACTAAACTTGTCGTTTCAAGTCTGGGATTAGGCATCATACTTTTGACCTTTCCTTTTTGTTCAGGTTGTTAAGTACCTGTTTTTTTAGTCGAGATGCGTGTAAATTAGTATGATATAATTATTTTCTCTGGTAACTTTCTTTTATTGAGGAAAAAAGTCTGTTGGTCGAAATAAAATCCTCTATTGAACTATCatttcctctttcttttttggtAATGTAATTAAAAGAAGGGATATCTACAAAGTATAATGTGAGATCTTTTCTAACAAGAGTTCTGAAATTTCttcattttctttatattttgttAGTTGGAAGTGTTTGAAATGATTATAATTTGAATGTAAACATATTCTTCCATTTAGTGCAAATTTAGGCCTTTGAAAATGAAATAGCAGTAATAAGAACCACCCATTCTTTGAAGTTCCTATAAAAAAAGAACCTTAAATGCTTCATTTTTCTAGTAAAACCTAGGTCCCTATACAACTAAGGAGAACCAGTTTAACATAAATGGTATCTATTATATTATATGTACAAGTCCTAATCTGTCCCCATTTCCTTTCTTATTCAAACCCTATGGTCTATGGTCACAAAGTCCCTCTAGCTATTTCCAACTTGTAGAGAAGCCATCAATCACCACCTTTCTATTTTCTTTAAGAAACTTTAATTCCAATGTGCCAGCTAGTTGTGTGCTTGTGGGGTCATTCTTCATGAGGCACAAAAAATCTCAAGTTCGAGttttgaaaacaaagaacaaCTTGGTCAAACGGGCTTTATCTAAGGGTTGATCTAGTACTATAGTTGTGAGTTCATTTGAACCTACAATTTTTAGTTTAGGCCTGGATTTATCTTTGTTAATCCTATTGAAATTGCTGAAAATATTAAATTGTGAGCCCGAAAACTCAAACAAGGTGATGCGTCAATAGTTGTGACTAAGTCCTAAACCCATAAGATTGAAATTCCAGATTTGCCTCCGGACGGAGCTAGAGAGCGGGAAGTGATTCATCCACATCCCTTTGTTGAAAaatcacataatatatatacaaggtCTGGGCGTCCCATGAAAGAGTTGTTCAGTCCATTTTGGTGTTGTGATACACCACTCAACCTTCTGAGATACAACCGATATTTCTGATGGTGGCTAGCAACATTTTCTCTGTTTAGTCCAGAAACATTCATCAGTTCCAAGATTTTCTTGGGAACGACCTTGTCAATTCCAAGTTGATGCACAGCTTGTACAAATTGCTGATGAAGCTCCACTGACCAAACGACACGTGGCTTCTTTAGTGTGGATTGATCATCCCTATCTTCAGtgtcttcttcctcttcctttcttttcttagagTTTTTCCAGTTTCCTTCATTAGCTGAAGATGAGTAATCAACATCTTCTGATGGTTTCTGCTGCCGATCTCCCTCTTCCACACTTCCTGATTGATCGAAATTGTTATCCTTCCACTCATGTTTATTTTTACGAACAACATGCTGCCAAATATTCTTTAGTGCCTCAATCCGCACCGGTTTGATTAGATAATCATATGCACCATGAGTAACTCCTTTCATAACCACATCCTTACTATCATCCGCCGACATCATTATAACAGGCAGGTCCATCTCCAAACCAATGTGCTCAAGAAGTTTGAAACCATCCATGTCTGGCATATGTACATCACTTAGAACAATGTCAAATCCATTCTTGTTTTCCCGGAGCAACGATAGTGCAAtctcagccctattacacttggTCACTTCATAGTGGCAGTTCCTTAACATCTACACTCATTGTTAATATGTGTAGTTTGAGAGAACCATCATTT
The sequence above is a segment of the Lycium barbarum isolate Lr01 chromosome 6, ASM1917538v2, whole genome shotgun sequence genome. Coding sequences within it:
- the LOC132599686 gene encoding two-component response regulator ARR2-like; this encodes MLRNCHYEVTKCNRAEIALSLLRENKNGFDIVLSDVHMPDMDGFKLLEHIGLEMDLPVIMMSADDSKDVVMKGVTHGAYDYLIKPVRIEALKNIWQHVVRKNKHEWKDNNFDQSGSVEEGDRQQKPSEDVDYSSSANEGNWKNSKKRKEEEEDTEDRDDQSTLKKPRVVWSVELHQQFVQAVHQLGIDKVVPKKILELMNVSGLNRENVASHHQKYRLYLRRLSGVSQHQNGLNNSFMGRPDLYSKTQKLSSTHNSGQNRNAPIGKPMYSNGEETGHSNPMGGQQLNSVGGNMLAVTAERFPDADYQNTIFLEQFGQDDLMSAFLK